In Triticum urartu cultivar G1812 chromosome 6, Tu2.1, whole genome shotgun sequence, the following proteins share a genomic window:
- the LOC125513678 gene encoding protein JOKA2 encodes MSALSAPPFDGLASGPDPWDVVVKVKYGDTLKRFNGYVNGTHFTLNLSALRSKIASAFKFAPDADFILTYTDEDGDVVMLDDDEDLHDAAIHQKLNPLRINVQLKNSHAGASHINRQDSSPKPLEATTQDPIAQIKSVIDEALKPISEPLRSTAREDPLAHLKSALDEAMKSIHEPVPESLAKLSREVLDAAPPQLTDLIKPFVNLITSTNSSQSAGHAESSPGSSRGVQQARVDLKADGQPKVEASLGSRPLNERNPVSSETGGLKSVLVEVPAAVITEASQGHQGSLYPSVEDLLYTSNSGGNSSGCKDMTDAQSKGKSVMPSAEPLARNTVPSFRPSHPNASGNEWFQTRRSVDGWSQPRSIWQPETNVKPASDPGWRVPMYKAPHPSPPVPHAPLGYGHSPQFPYPGRLLSAGRLYENLGNNSERSPRISHRWIQCDGCGVQPIVGPRYKSNVKEDYDLCDTCFCRMGSEVEYTRIDKPILPHKLSRDPNLCRKIHSRAPMKSKREKLESRFILDVTVLDGTLMSPSSPFTKIWRMHNNGSIMWPLGTQLIWVGGDQFALQTSVPLEIPLNGFPVDQEMDVAVDFVAPARPGRYISYWRLASPSGQKFGQRVWVHIQVEDPSFVSDNKTAAVNLNQPQESNITNTSSLPQESNMTNTSNLIDVNMEPANQVLDEHVNGTRMELLEPLIYREAAEPKKSPSAFSAAPPYPMLDVPSSSENAAAFVPSVTVLAPEVIPRPAVTTPADVPTSSLTSIPVDLPVAATTPVDVASAPLDIDSLTEEKLLQELEEMGFKQVDLNKEILRQNKYNLEQSVDDLCGVDLCGVNEWDPLLAELNEMGFDDRETNKELLAKNGGSIKRAVMDLIAREKKDK; translated from the exons ATGTCCGCCCTGAGCGCGCCGCCGTTCGACGGCCTCGCGTCGGGGCCCGATCCGTGGGACGTCGTCGTCAAG GTCAAATATGGTGACACACTTAAGAGGTTCAATGGTTATGTCAACGGAACGCACTTCACTTTGAATCTGTCTGCTCTCCGTTCCAAAATTGCAAGTGCTTTTAAGTTTGCCCCTGATGCTGACTTCATTCTCACTTACACTGATGAGGATGGGGATGTTGTTATGCTGGATGACGACGAGGACTTGCATGATGCAGCTATCCATCAGAAATTGAACCCTCTAAGGATTAATGTTCAGTTAAAGAATAGCCATGCTGGGGCATCTCACATTAACCGGCAGGATTCAAGCCCTAAACCTCTTGAGGCCACCACTCAGGATCCGATAGCTCAGATCAAATCTGTTATTGATGAAGCTTTAAAGCCCATATCAGAACCTTTGAGATCCACTGCAAGGGAAGATCCACTAGCTCACTTAAAATCAGCTCTTGATGAAGCTATGAAGTCTATCCATGAGCCAGTTCCTGAATCCCTTGCAAAACTGTCACGTGAAGTACTTGATGCAGCACCACCACAATTAACTGATCTGATAAAACCTTTCGTGAACTTGATCACATCAACCAACAGTAGCCAATCTGCTGGGCATGCTGAAAGTTCACCTGGCTCCTCCAGGGGTGTGCAGCAAGCACGGGTTGATCTCAAAGCTGATGGTCAGCCTAAAGTTGAGGCAAGTTTGGGTTCACGACCTTTGAATGAACGAAACCCTGTATCATCTGAGACAGGAGGTCTTAAGAGTGTGTTAGTTGAAGTTCCCGCTGCAGTCATCACTGAAGCCTCTCAAGGCCACCAAGGATCGTTATATCCTTCTGTTGAGGATTTGCTGTACACCTCCAATTCTGGTGGTAACAGTTCTGGTTGCAAGGATATGACTGATGCTCAAAGTAAGGGGAAGTCTGTCATGCCCTCTGCTGAACCACTCGCTCGTAACACTGTTCCCAGTTTTCGTCCAAGTCATCCAAATGCATCTGGAAATGAATGGTTCCAGACACGAAGATCGGTGGATGGATGGTCCCAGCCGAGATCCATTTGGCAACCTGAAACTAATGTCAAACCAGCTAGTGATCCTGGATGGCGTGTTCCAATGTATAAAGCGCCTCACCCATCCCCACCAGTTCCCCATGCACCCTTGGGCTATGGACATTCTCCACAATTTCCTTACCCTGGCCGTCTGCTATCTGCTGGGCGTCTGTATGAGAATCTTGGTAATAACAGTGAGAGGTCACCACGAATTTCACATAGGTGGATTCAGTGTGATGGTTGTGGAGTTCAACCAATTGTTGGGCCACGCTACAAGTCTAATGT GAAAGAAGATTATGATCTGTGTGATACCTGCTTCTGTCGTATGGGCAGTGAGGTTGAGTACACAAGAATAGACAAGCCGATCCTGCCACACAAGTTATCTCGGGACCCTAATTTG TGCCGGAAAATCCATTCACGTGCTCCGATGAAGTCAAAGCGTGAGAAGCTCGAAAGCCGCTTCATTTTGGATGTAACGGTGCTGGATGGCACACTTATGTCACCTTCAAGCCCGTTCACTAAGATTTGGCGCATGCACAACAATGGGTCTATCATGTGGCCCTTGGGCACACAGCTAATTTGGGTGGGTGGAGATCAATTTGCACTGCAGACCTCTGTCCCACTAGAG ATTCCATTGAATGGATTTCCGGTGGATCAAGAGATGGATGTTGCTGTTGATTTTGTGGCACCTGCAAGGCCTGGGAGGTATATATCTTACTGGAGACTGGCATCACCTTCTGGTCAAAAATTTGGTCAGCGAGTTTGGGTTCATATCCAG GTGGAAGATCCATCTTTTGTCAGTGACAACAAGACTGCTGCTGTTAACTTGAATCAGCCTCAGGAAAGCAACATCACAAACACAAGTAGTCTGCCTCAGGAAAGCAACATGACAAACACAAGTAATTTGATTGATGTCAACATGGAGCCTGCTAACCAAGTCCTAGATGAACATGTCAACGGCACTAGAATGGAACTGCTGGAGCCTTTGATATACCGTGAAGCTGCTGAGCCCAAGAAATCCCCCTCAGCATTTTCAGCAGCTCCTCCATACCCCATGCTCGATGTTCCGTCATCCAGTGAAAATGCAGCTGCTTTTGTGCCAAGTGTTACTGTACTTGCACCTGAAGTCATTCCGAGACCTGCTGTGACTACACCTGCTGATGTGCCCACAAGTTCGCTTACTAGTATCCCTGTGGATCTACCTGTAGCTGCAACCACACCTGTGGATGTAGCATCTGCGCCGCTTGACATCGACAGTCTTACAGAAGAGAAACTGCTGCAGGAGCTGGAGGAAATGGGCTTTAAGCAGGTTGATCTGAACAAGGAGATACTGAGGCAGAATAAGTACAACCTGGAGCAGTCCGTGGATGATCTGTGTGGTGTCGATCTGTGTGGTGTCAATGAATGGGACCCTCTGCTGGCGGAACTGAATGAAATG GGATTTGATGACAGGGAGACGAACAAGGAGCTGCTTGCCAAGAATGGAGGAAGCATCAAACGAGCTGTGATGGACCTCATCGCCAGGGAGAAGAAGGACAAGTGA